Proteins encoded by one window of Papio anubis isolate 15944 chromosome 7, Panubis1.0, whole genome shotgun sequence:
- the LOC101000155 gene encoding interferon alpha-inducible protein 27, mitochondrial isoform X1 codes for MVASAFTSSAVTGVAKVARVASGCVVVLPLARIATVVIGGVVAVEAVPMVLGVMGFTATGITSSSIAAKMMSAAAIANGGGVAPGSLVATLQSLGATGLSGLTRFILGSIGSAIAAGIARFY; via the exons ATGGTGGCCTCCGCTTTCACCTCATCAGCAGTGACCGGTGTGGCCAAAGTGGCCAGGGTGGCCTCTGGCTGTGTCGTAGTCTTGCCCCTGG CGAGGATTGCTACAGTCGTGATTGGAGGAG TTGTGGCCGTGGAGGCTGTGCCCATGGTGCTCGGTGTCATGGGCTTCACTGCGACGGGAATCACCTCGTCCTCCATAGCAGCCAAGATGATGTCCGCAGCAGCCATTGCCAATGGGGGTGGAGTTGCCCCGGGCAGCCTTGTGGCTACTCTGCAGTCACTGG GAGCAACTGGACTCTCCGGGTTGACCAGATTCATCCTGGGCTCCATTGGGTCTGCCATTGCGGCTGGCATTGCGAGGTTCTACTAG
- the LOC101000155 gene encoding interferon alpha-inducible protein 27, mitochondrial isoform X2 produces the protein MVLGVMGFTATGITSSSIAAKMMSAAAIANGGGVAPGSLVATLQSLGATGLSGLTRFILGSIGSAIAAGIARFY, from the exons ATGGTGCTCGGTGTCATGGGCTTCACTGCGACGGGAATCACCTCGTCCTCCATAGCAGCCAAGATGATGTCCGCAGCAGCCATTGCCAATGGGGGTGGAGTTGCCCCGGGCAGCCTTGTGGCTACTCTGCAGTCACTGG GAGCAACTGGACTCTCCGGGTTGACCAGATTCATCCTGGGCTCCATTGGGTCTGCCATTGCGGCTGGCATTGCGAGGTTCTACTAG